In Acinonyx jubatus isolate Ajub_Pintada_27869175 chromosome B3, VMU_Ajub_asm_v1.0, whole genome shotgun sequence, a genomic segment contains:
- the CHRNA3 gene encoding neuronal acetylcholine receptor subunit alpha-3: MGAHPRAAVVAGLPPPRALPLPLLLLLLLSPPVAITSEAEHRLFERLFEDYNEIIRPVANVSDPVIIQFEVSMSQLVKVDEVNQIMETNLWLKQIWNDYKLKWDPSEYDGAEFMRVPAQKIWKPDIVLYNNAVGDFQVDDKTKALLKYTGEVTWMPPAIFKSSCKIDVTYFPFDYQNCTMKFGSWSYDKAKIDLVLIGSSMNLKEYWESGEWAVIKAPGYKHDIKYNCCEEIYPDITYSLYIRRLPLFYTINLIIPCLLISFLTVLVFYLPSDCGEKVTLCISVLLSLTVFLLVITETIPSTSLVIPLIGEYLLFTMIFVTLSIVITVFVLNVHYRTPTTHTMPAWVKTVFLHVLPRVMFMTRPASSEGHTQKPRPSYSAELSNLNCFSRPESRGCKEGCPCQDGMCGHCHHRRIKISNFSANLPRSSSSESVNAVLSLSALSPEIKDAIQSVKYIAENMKAQNEAKEIQDDWKYVAMVIDRIFLWVFILVCILGTAGLFLQPLMARDDA; encoded by the exons ATGGGCGCCCACCCGCGCGCTGCCGTGGTCGCGGGGCTCCCGCCGCCCCGAGCGCTGCCgctgcctctgctcctgctcctgctgctaTCGCCGCCAG TGGCCATCACCTCCGAGGCTGAGCACCGTCTGTTTGAGAGGCTGTTCGAAGATTACAACGAGATCATCCGACCTGTAGCCAATGTGTCTGACCCCGTCATCATCCAGTTTGAGGTGTCCATGTCTCAGCTGGTGAAGGTG gaCGAAGTAAACCAGATCATGGAGACCAACCTGTGGCTCAAACAA ATTTGGAATGACTACAAACTGAAGTGGGACCCCTCTGAGTATGATGGGGCGGAGTTCATGCGTGTCCCTGCACAGAAGATCTGGAAGCCGGACATTGTGCTGTATAACAA TGCTGTTGGGGACTTCCAGGTGGACGACAAGACCAAAGCTTTACTCAAGTACACAGGGGAGGTGACTTGGATGCCCCCCGCCATCTTTAAGAGCTCGTGCAAAATCGACGTGACCTACTTTCCATTTGATTACCAGAACTGCACCATGAAGTTCGGCTCCTGGTCCTATGACAAGGCAAAAATCGACCTGGTCTTGATCGGTTCATCCATGAACCTCAAGGAGTACTGGGAGAGCGGCGAGTGGGCAGTCATCAAAGCCCCAGGCTACAAGCACGACATCAAGTACAACTGCTGTGAGGAGATCTACCCCGACATCACGTACTCGCTCTACATCCGACGCCTGCCCCTCTTCTACACCATCAACCTCATCATCCCCTGCCTGCTCATCTCCTTCCTGACCGTGCTGGTCTTCTACCTGCCTTCCGACTGCGGCGAGAAGGTGACCCTCTGCATCTCGGTCCTCCTCTCGCTGACCGTGTTTCTCCTGGTCATCACCGAGACAATCCCTTCCACCTCGCTGGTGATTCCCCTCATTGGCGAGTACCTCCTGTTCACCATGATTTTCGTGACCCTGTCCATCGTCATCACCGTCTTCGTGCTCAACGTGCACTACAGAACCCCGACCACGCACACCATGCCCGCATGGGTGAAGACCGTTTTTCTGCACGTGCTTCCCAGGGTCATGTTCATGACCAGGCCCGCGAGCAGCGAAGGCCACACCCAGAAGCCAAGGCCCTCCTACAGTGCTGAGCTCTCAAATCTGAACTGCTTCAGCCGCCCGGAGTCCAGAGGCTGCAAGGAAGGCTGTCCCTGCCAGGACGGGATGTGTGGCCACTGCCACCACCGCAGAATAAAAATCTCAAACTTCAGTGCCAACCTCCCGAGAAGCTCCAGTTCTGAGTCTGTCAACGCTGTGCTGTCCCTATCTGCTCTGTCACCGGAAATCAAAGACGCCATCCAGAGTGTCAAGTATATTGCCGAAAATATGAAAGCACAAAATGAAGCCAAAGAG